CGTCGAGACGTCGTGCTGCACGTGGTGGACCGTGCGGAACGCCGTGCCGGTCGCACACTGGGAAACGCGGTAGCACCGGCGTTCTGGGCCGATCTTCGGCCCATGGACTTTTTTACTCTCCACGCCCTCGCCCGCGAGTGGGACGCCCGGCTGGCGGGCGCCGCCGTCACGGAGGCGTGGACGCAGAGCCCGCGCGAACTGAGCCTCGGCCTGTCGGCCGACGGCGCCGCGACGACCCTTCGGGTCATCTGCGACCCGGCGCTCACCCTCGTCTTCCGCACCGACGGCGCGGCCCGCCAGCGCCGCAACACGGCCGACGTGCTCGACGGCCTCGGCGGCCGTGGGGTCGAGCGCGTCCGCACGGCCGAGCGCGACCGGCACCTCTTCCTCGATCTCGACGACGGGAGCCGCCTCCAAGTCGTCCTGTTCGGTTCGAGGCCGAACGTGCTCTGGGTGGACGCCGCGGACACCGTCCGTGCCGCGTTTCTCGACGAAGACGATCACGTGGGAGAGTCCGCGCCCGAGCCGAGGCCGGCGCCCGCGGTCGAGTCGGCCGGGGCGTTCTCGGAGCGCTGGCGGGCCAACCGGAGGACCGTCGAGCAGGCCGTCGCCGGGGCCGTCCCCCTGTTCACGCGCGATCTCGCCGTCGAGGCCGTCCGCCGCGCGGGCCTCGACCCCGAAGCCCCACCCGAAGGTGCCGACCTCGGCGCGCTGTTCGAGGGAGTCGAGGCCTATCGCGACGCGCTCGCCGCGCCGGAGCCGGTCGTCTACTGGCGCGGCCCCGTCGCCGAGGCGTTCTCGCTCGTCCCGCGCACCGACGTGCCGGAGACTTGGCGGGAGGAGCGGTTCGAGACGGTCGACGCGGCCCTCGGCGTATGGGCGAAGCGGTCGCTCGCCCAGCGGGCCTACAGCGCCGAGTACGGGCCACTCGAGAAGGCGCTCGCCGTCGCGGCCGGTCGCCGCCAGCGCTCGGCCGAGGCCATGCTCGACGAGCTGTCGCAGCCGTCGCGCGCCGGCCGCTACGAGACGTGGGGCCACCTCCTGATGGCGTCGGCGGCCGGGGAGGGGCCCGGGCGCGAGTCCGTTCGCCTCGACGACATCGTCGGAGGGACGGGCGAGGTCGAGATCCCGCTCGACCCGGCGCGGTCGTCCGTCGAGAACGCCGAGCGGTACTACGACAAGGCGCGGCGGACGCGGAAGGCGCGCGAGGCCGCCGAGCGCCGCTGGGCCGAGGTCGACGCCGAGGCGGAGCGGGCCGCCGACCTGCTGGCGCGCGTCCGCGCGACGGAATCGCTCGCCGACCTCCGCGCGCTCCGCGACGCTGAGGGGGCTGCCATCGACGCGCTCGTCGGCCAGCGCGCCGACGACGGGCCGGCCGAGCCGTTCCGCCGGTTCGCGCTGCCCGGCGGCTACGAGGCGCTCGTCGGGAAGCACGCGCGGGGCAACGCCCATCTCACGACGCGCGTGGCCAGCCCGCACGACCTCTGGCTCCACGCGCGCGGCGTCGCCGGCAGTCACGTCGTGGTCAAGCGGCCCGGCCGGTCGACCACGGTGCCCCCGGAGGCCGTCGCCGCGGCGGCCCGGCTGGCGGCGTGGTTCTCGACGGCGCGGACCCAGACCGTCGTGCCCGTGACCGTGACGGAGCGGAAGTACGTCCGCCCGATCAAGGGCGGCCCGCCCGGGCTCGTCCGCGTCGACCGCGAGGACGTGCTCGACGTGGAGCCGACCGCGCCCTAGCCCCGGCCGCCTCGGTCTCTCCACGGGTCGACCGAGGCGGGCTAGTCGAGCGAGACGAACGCGAGCCCGTGGTTCGGGTTCATCGGCACCACGAGCTGGTTCGCGCCGGCGTCGTAGCACATCGACGCGGCCGTCGGGATGCCCCGCGCGATGAGCTCGGCGGGCTCCCCGGGGCGGATCCGGGAGACCCCGCCGTGGGCGATGCTGCTCACGTACGTCGTCCCGTCCGGGAGGATCACGAGCCCGTCGCCGCCCGCCTGTACGGCGTGCTGCGTCGTGACGAGCTCGCCAGACCGGGAGAACGTCAGCACCGCGTCGTCGCCGTAGTTGGCGACGACCAGGCGGCCCTGGGGGTCGAAGGCGATCCCGTTAGGCTGGACGAGCGGGGCGCCCTCGATGAGGACCGACGCCGCCCCGTCTGTGCCGATCCGCCAGACCCGGAACGTCGAGGCGTCAGGGTCCGGGCTGAGGTCGCCGGTCTGGGTGACGAAGACGGTCCCGTCGTCCGCCACCGCGACGTCGTTGAGCCAGGGGGCGCCGTCGACGCGGACCTCGCGGACGGGCGCGCCGGTCCGCGCGTCGAACTGGCGGATCACGCCCACGCTCGGGTCGTCGGGCCCGGTCCCCCCGTCGCGGTCGGCGATGGTGAGCACGCCGCCGGCGATCTCGCTCCCCAGCGGCTCGTTGAGCACGAGCGGCGGGGCGAGGCCCGCGCGCTGGTCCGGCCCCTGGACCCCGATCCACCGGACCGTGTGGACCGACCCGTCGGAGCGGAGGAGCGAGACCCAGGCGTCGTTCGTCTGGACCGACTGCGGGGCGCCGCGGTTGGGGACGACGATCAGGCCGCGCTCGGCGTCGTAGGCGCAGCTTTCGGCGCCGTAGATGGCCCCGAAGACGGTGACGTTCGAGGACGTCGCCTCGAAGGCCCCGTCCGCGTCGCGGACGCCCAGCGAGTCGCCGACGGCGTACGGCTGGGAGCCCTGCGCGAGCGCCGGGGCGGCGAGCGCGAGCGCGAGAAGTAGGGGAGCGGGTCGAGTCATCATGGGGGGGCGGGGTTAGGCCGCCTCGGTGTCGAGGCGGGGAGGGCTACCGGTCGATCATCCGCTGAGAGTCTTCCGAATAGCGCGCGCCCGCGGCTTTGATCTGGGACGCGCCCGCCTCGATCCGGCGGAGGTCGTCGGCGGTCAGCGCGAGGTCGGCCGCGGCCACGTTCTCGTCGAGGCGGTGCGTCTTGGTCGTGCCCGGGATCGGGACGATCCACGGCCTCTGCGCCAGCAGCCACGCGAGGGCGACCTGAGCCGGCGTCGCGACCTTTTCGGCCGCGATCCGCTGGAGGAGGGCGACGAAGGCCCGGTTGGCCTCCCGGTTCTCCTTGTTGAACCGGGGGACCGACGCCCGGAAGTCGTCCTCGGCGAACTCGGTGTCGGGGTCGATGGCGCCGGTCAGGAACCCCCTGCCGAGCGGGCTGAACGGGACGAACCCGATGCCGAGCTCCTCGAGCACCGGCACGATCTCGATCTCAGGCTCGCGCCACCACAGCGAGTACTCGCTTTGAAGCGCCGTCACCGGCTGGACCGCGTGCGCCCGGCGGATCGTGTCGACGCCGGCCTCGGAGAGCCCGAAGTGGAGCACCTTGCCCGCCTCGATCAGCTCCTTCACGGTTCCGGCGACGTCCTCGATGGGCACGTCCGGGTCGACACGGTGTTGGTACAGGAGGTCGATCCGGTCGGTCCGAAGCCGCCGGAGCATCCCCTCGACGGCCGTCCGGATGTGCCCGGGGCGGCTGTTCAGGCCGCCCCGGTTCTCGCCGGTCTCGGGGTCGACGTCGAACCCGAACTTCGTCGCGATGACCACGTCGTTGCGGACGGGCGCGAGCGCCTCGCCGACCACCCGCTCGTTGACGAATGGACCGTAGACCTCGGCCGTGTCGAAGAAGGTGACGCCGCGGTCGACGGCGTGGCGGATAACGCGGACGGCCTCGGCCGTCTCGGTCCGCTGGCCGTACCCGATGCTGAGGCCCATGCAGCCGTAGCCGAGGGTGGAGACGGCGAGGCCTTGTCCGAGGGTGCGGGTCTCCATGTCAGGCAGGGGGGCGTGGGGGAGAAGAGGGGCCCGTGACGGGACCGAGGCGGGCGGGGGCTGCTACCGCAGGAGCCGGGTGAACGAGAGCGAGGCCAGCGTCCAATCACTGCCCTCGCGGACATACACCTCCGTCACCTCGAACGGGTTCGTCACCTCGTTCCCGCCGACGACGGCGTCGAGCCGGATCGTGTTGAGCACGATGGCCGTCGTGCCGACGAACCGGACCGACGCCGCCTGGATCTCGGCGTGCTTGTAGTGGATCCCGCCGCTCCATTTCCAGAAGGAGGTCCGGCTCCAGGAGGCCCGGCGGCTCCTGCTAGAGGGTAACCTCGACGCGGCGACGGTGGGGTACCGCGTGGGTCCAACGACCCGTCGCACTTCAGCCGGGACTCCAAGCGTCACTTAGGCGAGCCGCCGATCCAAGACGTCGCGCGGCTCCGCGAGCCCGCCGGCGCCGAGCCCGCCGACAGAGGGCGACCGGTCCCGCCTCGGCGCCGAGGCGGACCGACCCGGCACAAACCACGGCGGGGCCGAGCGACACGCGCCCGGCCCCGCCGATGAGCCTTCCAGGGCCCGAAGGGCCTTAGCGGATGACCGTCATCTGGCGCGTGGCGACGAAGTCGCCGGCCTCGAGGCGGTAGACGTAGGTCCCGCTCGCGAGGCGGCTCACGTCGACGGTGGCCTGGTGGAAGCCGGCGGCATACTGCCCATCGGCGACCTCAGCGACGGCGCGGCCCATCACGTCGTAGACGACGAGGCGGACGCGCGCGGCCTCCGGCAGCGCGAACGAGATCTCAGCGGAGCCGCCGCTGGCCGGGTTCGGAGCGCTCTGGTCAAGCGCGAACTCGGACGGGAGGTCGCCGGCTTCGAGACCGGCCGTGACGCCGAACTCGGTGAGCGACGCCGTCGTGCCCGGGTACTGCTCCAGGATCCGGCTGGTGAAGCCGTCGGCGAGGTCGAGCAGGTACTGCTCCTCCTCGTCCGTGAGCCGGCGGACGCCGATGGTCCGGACGCTCGCCGAGAACGCCTCGACGCGGTTGAGCGCGATGGCGGGCCGCGGGCGGGCCGCGTCGAGCCGCGCCTGCGCGATCGTGATCTTGGCGATGAGCTGGGTCGCCTGCCCGTTCGTGATCGCGCCGGACGCCTTGAGGGCATTGACGGCGTCGATGATCATGGACGACGTGCTGCACGACGTCGGGAGGTCGAACGCCTCCGTCCCGTCGAGCCGGTCGTAGTAGGCGCCCTGGTCGGCGCTGGCGCCGAGGCCGCGGCGGGAGAACGCATCCCAGATGAGGCACTGGTTCGCGCCGCCCGTGATGGCCACGTCGGCCGTGAGGATGGCGTCGCGGCCGTCGACGAAGCCCGGCCGGCACGGCTGGATCTTCAGCCCCTCGGTCACGAGGGCGAGGGCGAGGTTGTTGCCGCCGGTGCCGGTGTAGACGTCGGGGTCCCAGCCGTGGCGGTCGACGAGGGCGCGGGTCATGTCCCAGGCCATCGAGGCCCACACGAAGCCGACGCCGTGCGGCGCCGAGGCCGTCTTGATGTAGTCGTACGTGGCCGGGTTCGTGCCGAAGCTCGTGCTGTAGCGGTAGGGGCGGATGCCCTGGCCCGTCGTCGGCTCGAAGTTGAGGTACGTCCCGATCCCGCGGCCGTCGGTGTTCGTGTCGGTGAGGAGGAGCGCGTAGTAGTCGCTCCAGCCCTCGCCCATCTGCTCGCTCGTGAACGGCACGCCCCCGACGGTGTAGTTCGTGGCGAGGCAGCTCGTCGTGGCGGGCCCGCCCGTGAGGCGGTTCGAGATGCCGTGGCCGTACTCGTGGACGATGACGCCGTTGTCGAAGTCGCTGTCGCGGTTGAGCACGCTCTGGCCGAGGTTCCGGACGGTCGCCGCGGTCGGGAGGGCGGCCACGAGGGCGGCCCCGGTCACGTTGGAGATCATGCCGGCCGGGATCACGACCGTCGCGTCGGCGCCGCCGAGCGTGCCGGGGTTGCCCGGGGCGTTGTTGATGACGATCGCGCCGAGCGCGCCGGCGTCCTGGGCGTTCTTGACCTTGATGGTGAAGGCGCAGGACCCGCGGTAGACGAGGGCAAACTTGCCCGCGACCTCGGCCGCGTTGACGAGCGGGCCGCACCCCTCGTTCGGGAGCGCCGTCCCGTCGTTGACGAGCGCGACGTCGAGCGTGACGCCGGTCGTCGGGAACGGGACGCCGAAGGCGGCGGCGCTCATGACGTCGGTCGTCGTGCCGAACGAGATCTCGTTGACGAGCGCGGTGCCCCAGACGTACATCTGCATGCGGGGCGCGGAGCCGTCGACAGGGGTCGAGAAGTTGGCGTTGTTCGTGCCGGAGTAGTCCTGGGTCTGGGCGTTGACGGCGTCGTTGCCGGCGCCGAAGCCGGTCGTGTTCGTCGCCTGGAAGTTGCCGGAGGGCTCGTCGAAGCCGTAGAACCAGGCCACGTCGTGGACGATGTTGTTCCAGTAGAACAGGTTGGTCACGGCCGCCGGGCGGTAGGCGTCGGGCGACTGGACGCCCGGGTCGAAGGCGAAGTCGAAGAGGAGGCTCGGGCCGCCCTCGGCCTCGGTCCCCGGCTCGATCCCGTCGGGGGCGAGGAGGTCGAGTCCGGCGTGGACGTTGTTGCCGCGCGTGATGGTGAAGGACGTCGAGCCGTTGTTGTGCCAGCCGAGCGGGGAGGCCGTCGCGTTGACGCCGGTCGCGAGCGTGCGGAGGTCGGTGTAGGGGTCGCCGCCGTGGCTCGGGCTCTCGACGGCGCCGGCGTAGACGCGGTACTGCGCGCTGGCGCCGGAGACGCCGGCCTGGGCGCCGATCGTGGCCGTGCCCGTGAGCCGGGCGAGGTCGACGAGCGTCGAGCTCGAGGCGGGCGACACGGGCGCGACGACGGCCCAGCCCTCAGGGAGGTGGTCGTCGGCGGCCCAGTGGTCCTCGTCGGTCAGGCTGCCCGTGCCGAGGATGGCGCCGGAGCCGGCGTCGACGGCGACCTGCCAGAGGCGCTGATCTTCGGGCGTCGAGAGGTCGACGAGCCACGCGAGCGTCGTTGGGCCGCCGATGGCGGGCACGTACCGGAGCCGCGCGAGGATGTCGTCGGAGGCGAGGTCGCTGCGGAAGACGACGCCCTCGCCGAGGCCGCGGAAGTCGCGGGCGACCTCGAGCGTCGGCGAGAAGCCGAGCGAGGACGCGGCCGTGCGGACGGCGGCGTCGGCGGACAGCACGCGGGCGCCCTGGGCGGTGCGGCCGACGTTGGCGACGGCCCGGCTGTTGGCCGAGAGCACGCGGCCGGCCCGGTCGACGGCGACGTTGACGATCCCGTCGTGGACGGGGACGCCGCCGAGCGTCTGCTGGAAGTAGACGTGCGTGACGCCGGAGACGCGGCTCACGGACTGGTGAGCGACGGCGAGGCCGTCCAGGTCGCCGGCGGCGAGGCCGAGCCGGCCCGCGTTCTGGCGGACGTAGAGGCCTGCCGCGTCGACGGCGGACTGGGCGACTGCGGCGGAGGCGGTCAGGAGGACGAGGGCGCCGAGGGCGGCGAGAGAACCCAAACGGGTCATGAGGCAACGGGGAAGAGGGTAGGCGCCTCCCCACCCCACGCCTGGACCGTGGTTCTGGTCACCAGACAGGGGCGGAAGAGGCTGCGCACGAAAGCGCGGGGCGGCGAGCGCCGTGGACCTCCCTGGGGGACCTCGCCACGCCACAACGCGCGGTGGGTCCGGGCCCCAGTCGGGGGGCGCTATGTACGCCATTTTTTCTCATGTGCAAGGACGCCCGGCACGGGGGAGGGCACAAATTTTTTCCACGCCGGGATGACAGCGCTTCCACACCGGACGGCGGCGGACCGAGACCACCTCTCTGGGTTACGAGGAGACTGGCCGTCCCCGCCTCGGGGACGCTGAGGTGGGACGCCGGCGGTCAGAAGCGCCCGTAGCTTCTCGGGCCCCTCTGCCCAGCCCCTCTTCCCATGACGTGGTGGCAAGCCGCCCTCCTCGGCCTCATCCAAGGCCTCGCCGAGTTCCTCCCGATCTCGTCCTCCGGCCACCTCGTCCTCGGCGAGTACGTGCTGGGGCTCGACACCGGGGCGGCCAACGACGTCACGTTCGAGGTGTTCGTCCACTTCGGGACGGCCCTCTCCATCCTCGTGGTCTACCGGCACCGGATCTGGCGCATCCTCCGCGACGCGGCCGGCGCGCTCGCGACGCCGAGCGCGTGGGCCGAGGCCGTCCGCCCCGGTCGGATCGAGCGGGCGCGCGGCGACGAGATCGATTACGAGCCGCAGCCCTCGGGCGGACCGATCCCGTCGCTCCGCGTGGCGCTCTACGTCCTCATCACGATGGTCCCGACGTTCATCGGCTACCTCCTGTTCGAGGAGGCGCTCGAGGCCCTCTTCGGCGACCCGCGGTTCGTGTGCGGCGCGCTCCTCGTGACCGGCGTGCTCCTCCTCCTGACGCGCCTCCGCCCGGACCCCGACGGCGTCCTCTCCCCGGGCAAGGCCCTCCTCGTCGGCATCGCCCAGACGTGCGCGCTCATCCCCGGCATCAGCCGCTCGGGCTCGACCATCTGCACGGCCATCTACCTCAACGTCGACCGGAAGGAGGCGGCGGACTTCTCGTTCCTGATGCTGCTGCCGGTCGTGCTCGGGGCCACGCTCCTCAAGACGCTCGACATGATCGAGGTCGGGATGACGGTCGAGGCGGTGCCGCTGGCGGTCGGGACGCTCGTGGCGTTCGCGTCGGGCATCTTCGCGATCCGGGCGGTCCAGGTGCTCGTGCAGCGCCAGTCGCTCCAGTACTTCGCGTACTACTGCTTCGCCATCGGCATCGCGGGGCTGATCCTCATCTGACCCGGCGGCTGGCGGGTGGCCCGGGGCGGGCAGGATTCCTCAGTCGCTCGACCCCGGAACGAACGGAGGTCGACTGCGCCGGGTGGGCAGGCGACTCCGTCGCTCGCGGTACGCGACGCGCGGAGTCACCGGGCCGCCCGGCCTCCTACCACCAGCCAGATATACCATGTTCGTGCAGAGCCACCAGACGCCGGCGTCCGAGCCGGAGGGCCGCGGCGTTGACCTCTGGATGCGGCGCCAGGTGTCTGAGAAGCTGCTCGGGCGGGGCGGAATCATCGGGCGTCGCTACATCGGAGGGACGGACGCGGATCGAGAGCGCTACGCGAGGTGGGTCGAGCGGTGGGACGCCCCCGACCTCGCGCGGCGCACGGAGATCGCGCGCGCGCTGCAGGGCGGCCCGTCCGACCTCGTCGACCGGAGCAAGGGGTTCGCGACGTTCGAGCCGGGGCGGTTCGCCCACACAACGGAGGTCGTCGAGGCGGCTCGTGCGTTCCTGCGCGACGCGGACCCCGTCCGGGCCAAGGTGGCGCCCGCGAAGCCCCAACTCTATACGCGGCTCCTGCCGCGAGAGGAGGTCACATTGGACTCGCCGTTCCTCCGCTTCGCGCTCCAGCCGGCGGTGCTGGAGGCGATCGCGGCCTACATGGGCGCCGTCCCCATCCTCCACGATGTCGACCTCTGGTACTCCGTGAGTCCCAACACCGACTCGTTCACGAACAGCCAGCTCTACCACTGCGATTGGGAGGGGCTAACGCAAGTCCGCCTGCTCGTCTACGTCAACGAGGTGAAGCCCACCGACGGTCCGTTCGTCGTCGTCGAAGCCGAGCGGTCGAAGGAGGTCCGAGAGCGGGTGGGGTACACGTTCTTCCGGGACGGCGCCGACCAGTACGGTCGTGTGCCGGATGAGGAGGTCTACGCGGTCGTCGACGAGGGGCAGACGCACCAACTCGACGGTCCGGAGGGGACGGTCGTCGTCGTGGACACCGCGCGGTGTCTCCATTACGGCAGCCGGGTCGAGCGCGACGCGTCGAGGACGTTGTTCGCTTGCCAGTTCCTCGCGCCCACGTCGTTCGTGCGCCCCCTTCGCCCGGACCTCCGCGCGACCTACCGCTCCCTGGCCACGCCCGCCCTCCCCGAGTTGGAGGCGCTCGTGCTCGGTGCGTAGCCCGGTGCGATCCCGGCGTCCGACGGCTAGTCGCCCACGAGCACGTCGTAGATGGCCCGGCTGACCTCGGCGCCGAGGCGGGCGGACTCGGCGTGGTCTTCGAGCCCCTCGGTCAGGATCACGAGGACGTACGGTGCGGCGCCCTCGGGGTAGACGATGGCCGCGTCGTGGTGGATCTCCGTGATCTCGCCCGTCTTGTGCGCCACGCGGACGCCGGCGGGGAGGTCGGCCGGGATCATCTCGTTGAACGCCTGGTCGTCGAGCACGTCGACCATGGCGGCGTCGGCCTCGGGCGAGACGGCGCGGCCGTCGCGGAGCGCCTCCATGAGGGTCGCGAGGGCCCCGGCCGTGGTCCGGTTGTTGAGGCCCGCCTCAAACGCCTTGAGGTCCTCGACGCCCCGCAGCACGCGCATCCCGGGGGCGCCCAGTCGGACGGCCGTCGCCTGGACCGAGTCGGCCGTGAGCCGGTCGATGAGGAGGTTCGTGGCCAGGTTCGACGAGGTCGTGATGGCGCGCTCGACGAGGTCGCGGAACGGGACGTCCTGCCCGAGGCGCGAGTAGAGCGCGTCGTCGGAGTCGTCGGTGATGGCGAACTCGGAGCCGTCGACGATCGAGCGGAACCGGTTCTCGACGCGGACCGGATCGTCCCAGGCTCGGAGGCCGGTCTCGACCTGGCGGAACGCCTCGATCATGACGGGCACCTTCATCGTCGAGGCCGCGTGAAACGGGCGGTCGGCGTTGCGGCCGTAGGCGACGGTGTCGCCGGGCGCGGCGCGGCGGACGACCACGGCGACCGTCGCCGCGGGGTGGCGGGCGAGGACGCCCTCGACGGCCTCGGCGAGCGGGGCGAACTCGGACACGGACGGGGGGGCGGCGCTCCGGCAGCCGGCGAGGACCGCCAGCGCCGCGAACGCCCAGAGACGGACGGTGGGCATCGACGTACGATACGGCCGAGTCCGGACTTCGGGGCGCTAGATCCGGCCGGAGACCTGGGTCTCGAGCCAGCGCGGGAGCGGGTCGCGCTGCGGGTAGATCTGCGCGCGGGCGGAGTAGTCCTCGACGTCGGTCGGTTGCACGAGGATCTGGCTGAAGTCGGCCCGGCCCGAGGCGCTCGAGATCGTCATGACGACGCCCTCTTGTTCGTTGCGGATCGACTCGACGCGGATGCCGGTCTGGTTGAACGAGTCGTCGAGGGCGGCGACCACGTCCGCCGGCTCGCCGTGGAAGTAGGTCCACTCGAACGGGTCGGGCAGGCCGTAGGCCTCGTCGATGGAGGCGCCGGAGCAGGCGCTGAGGGTCAGGGCGAGGGCGACGGCGGCGAGGGTACGCATGGCAGGGGTGAGCGTTGGGGGTGTCAACGGACCGTGCCGCGCCTCGGTGCCCCGGGGTGTCGAGGGAAGAGGGATTTGCCCAGG
This sequence is a window from Rubrivirga marina. Protein-coding genes within it:
- a CDS encoding NFACT RNA binding domain-containing protein encodes the protein MDFFTLHALAREWDARLAGAAVTEAWTQSPRELSLGLSADGAATTLRVICDPALTLVFRTDGAARQRRNTADVLDGLGGRGVERVRTAERDRHLFLDLDDGSRLQVVLFGSRPNVLWVDAADTVRAAFLDEDDHVGESAPEPRPAPAVESAGAFSERWRANRRTVEQAVAGAVPLFTRDLAVEAVRRAGLDPEAPPEGADLGALFEGVEAYRDALAAPEPVVYWRGPVAEAFSLVPRTDVPETWREERFETVDAALGVWAKRSLAQRAYSAEYGPLEKALAVAAGRRQRSAEAMLDELSQPSRAGRYETWGHLLMASAAGEGPGRESVRLDDIVGGTGEVEIPLDPARSSVENAERYYDKARRTRKAREAAERRWAEVDAEAERAADLLARVRATESLADLRALRDAEGAAIDALVGQRADDGPAEPFRRFALPGGYEALVGKHARGNAHLTTRVASPHDLWLHARGVAGSHVVVKRPGRSTTVPPEAVAAAARLAAWFSTARTQTVVPVTVTERKYVRPIKGGPPGLVRVDREDVLDVEPTAP
- a CDS encoding SMP-30/gluconolactonase/LRE family protein, with translation MTRPAPLLLALALAAPALAQGSQPYAVGDSLGVRDADGAFEATSSNVTVFGAIYGAESCAYDAERGLIVVPNRGAPQSVQTNDAWVSLLRSDGSVHTVRWIGVQGPDQRAGLAPPLVLNEPLGSEIAGGVLTIADRDGGTGPDDPSVGVIRQFDARTGAPVREVRVDGAPWLNDVAVADDGTVFVTQTGDLSPDPDASTFRVWRIGTDGAASVLIEGAPLVQPNGIAFDPQGRLVVANYGDDAVLTFSRSGELVTTQHAVQAGGDGLVILPDGTTYVSSIAHGGVSRIRPGEPAELIARGIPTAASMCYDAGANQLVVPMNPNHGLAFVSLD
- a CDS encoding aldo/keto reductase — its product is METRTLGQGLAVSTLGYGCMGLSIGYGQRTETAEAVRVIRHAVDRGVTFFDTAEVYGPFVNERVVGEALAPVRNDVVIATKFGFDVDPETGENRGGLNSRPGHIRTAVEGMLRRLRTDRIDLLYQHRVDPDVPIEDVAGTVKELIEAGKVLHFGLSEAGVDTIRRAHAVQPVTALQSEYSLWWREPEIEIVPVLEELGIGFVPFSPLGRGFLTGAIDPDTEFAEDDFRASVPRFNKENREANRAFVALLQRIAAEKVATPAQVALAWLLAQRPWIVPIPGTTKTHRLDENVAAADLALTADDLRRIEAGASQIKAAGARYSEDSQRMIDR
- a CDS encoding nuclear transport factor 2 family protein, with protein sequence MRRVVGPTRYPTVAASRLPSSRSRRASWSRTSFWKWSGGIHYKHAEIQAASVRFVGTTAIVLNTIRLDAVVGGNEVTNPFEVTEVYVREGSDWTLASLSFTRLLR
- a CDS encoding M36 family metallopeptidase, whose translation is MGSLAALGALVLLTASAAVAQSAVDAAGLYVRQNAGRLGLAAGDLDGLAVAHQSVSRVSGVTHVYFQQTLGGVPVHDGIVNVAVDRAGRVLSANSRAVANVGRTAQGARVLSADAAVRTAASSLGFSPTLEVARDFRGLGEGVVFRSDLASDDILARLRYVPAIGGPTTLAWLVDLSTPEDQRLWQVAVDAGSGAILGTGSLTDEDHWAADDHLPEGWAVVAPVSPASSSTLVDLARLTGTATIGAQAGVSGASAQYRVYAGAVESPSHGGDPYTDLRTLATGVNATASPLGWHNNGSTSFTITRGNNVHAGLDLLAPDGIEPGTEAEGGPSLLFDFAFDPGVQSPDAYRPAAVTNLFYWNNIVHDVAWFYGFDEPSGNFQATNTTGFGAGNDAVNAQTQDYSGTNNANFSTPVDGSAPRMQMYVWGTALVNEISFGTTTDVMSAAAFGVPFPTTGVTLDVALVNDGTALPNEGCGPLVNAAEVAGKFALVYRGSCAFTIKVKNAQDAGALGAIVINNAPGNPGTLGGADATVVIPAGMISNVTGAALVAALPTAATVRNLGQSVLNRDSDFDNGVIVHEYGHGISNRLTGGPATTSCLATNYTVGGVPFTSEQMGEGWSDYYALLLTDTNTDGRGIGTYLNFEPTTGQGIRPYRYSTSFGTNPATYDYIKTASAPHGVGFVWASMAWDMTRALVDRHGWDPDVYTGTGGNNLALALVTEGLKIQPCRPGFVDGRDAILTADVAITGGANQCLIWDAFSRRGLGASADQGAYYDRLDGTEAFDLPTSCSTSSMIIDAVNALKASGAITNGQATQLIAKITIAQARLDAARPRPAIALNRVEAFSASVRTIGVRRLTDEEEQYLLDLADGFTSRILEQYPGTTASLTEFGVTAGLEAGDLPSEFALDQSAPNPASGGSAEISFALPEAARVRLVVYDVMGRAVAEVADGQYAAGFHQATVDVSRLASGTYVYRLEAGDFVATRQMTVIR
- a CDS encoding undecaprenyl-diphosphate phosphatase, with the translated sequence MTWWQAALLGLIQGLAEFLPISSSGHLVLGEYVLGLDTGAANDVTFEVFVHFGTALSILVVYRHRIWRILRDAAGALATPSAWAEAVRPGRIERARGDEIDYEPQPSGGPIPSLRVALYVLITMVPTFIGYLLFEEALEALFGDPRFVCGALLVTGVLLLLTRLRPDPDGVLSPGKALLVGIAQTCALIPGISRSGSTICTAIYLNVDRKEAADFSFLMLLPVVLGATLLKTLDMIEVGMTVEAVPLAVGTLVAFASGIFAIRAVQVLVQRQSLQYFAYYCFAIGIAGLILI
- a CDS encoding serine hydrolase, producing the protein MPTVRLWAFAALAVLAGCRSAAPPSVSEFAPLAEAVEGVLARHPAATVAVVVRRAAPGDTVAYGRNADRPFHAASTMKVPVMIEAFRQVETGLRAWDDPVRVENRFRSIVDGSEFAITDDSDDALYSRLGQDVPFRDLVERAITTSSNLATNLLIDRLTADSVQATAVRLGAPGMRVLRGVEDLKAFEAGLNNRTTAGALATLMEALRDGRAVSPEADAAMVDVLDDQAFNEMIPADLPAGVRVAHKTGEITEIHHDAAIVYPEGAAPYVLVILTEGLEDHAESARLGAEVSRAIYDVLVGD